A genomic window from Glaciihabitans sp. INWT7 includes:
- a CDS encoding DUF262 domain-containing protein, with product MRTATNIEATAVNTIAWLSAEHTTIVVPVYQRQYRWDIGACEQLLTDIRAVADSDDRHMHFIGSILSSASTEGNAAELVLIDGQQRVTTLMLLVAALHHSVLNDPTLSADASLSTDLERVLVRGAQRERTKLRPHRAWAETFESVVLDRRLEGTDPRDSRFDDNYAFFRSQVPASEVVRIWSGLQRLEHVAITLGEDANAQQIFESLNSTGEPLRDHELIHNYVLMGLSHSEQSEIEDSFWVPIEHNTGDAIAGFWRHYLVMTTGREVDTTGGRGVYDAFRQRFPRLDLAALRTHAAEWREFSEIYRILLHPPLAGGAELTRQLEFTNTFGRGMYPLMMRAYRDHLRGGQRATLVATLELVQSLLLRRTIVGLDNDRLVGRLCRAGEAGADALAGAIARITPSDARVRVALKYGDLPHAAYVLRRLAGADGSLDLDVDHVFPLAPSDSWSGDGIREWAEYSDDEQNSHRALAQTLGNLALLEQPLAERARDASFPAKRPLFARSAIPETRDLADGQLWGTAAIGERTARLTIDFLTIWARPTAVGIDDDGLTPILDAQRRRGWPLGWQREFEYVEYRGEHWEVYDVKALFNRIFKRLWADARADVVAFSTRRGGPIFDAQAWNGQWDALDESNFLYMGWDSKYMLTAVQGVLEESGIASEVFVKYSYIGDAM from the coding sequence ATGCGTACTGCCACGAATATCGAAGCCACCGCTGTCAATACGATTGCCTGGCTATCCGCCGAGCACACGACCATCGTCGTCCCGGTGTACCAGCGCCAGTACCGCTGGGATATCGGCGCCTGCGAACAGTTGCTCACCGACATTCGAGCGGTGGCCGACTCCGACGATCGGCACATGCATTTCATCGGGTCGATCCTCTCTTCTGCGAGCACCGAGGGCAACGCGGCCGAGCTCGTGCTCATCGACGGCCAGCAGCGCGTCACGACCCTCATGCTCCTGGTGGCGGCACTGCACCACAGCGTGTTGAACGATCCGACGCTCTCCGCAGACGCCTCGCTCTCCACAGATCTCGAGAGAGTGCTCGTGCGGGGCGCTCAGCGGGAGCGCACAAAACTCCGACCCCACCGCGCCTGGGCCGAGACTTTCGAGAGCGTCGTGCTCGACCGGCGGCTCGAGGGCACCGACCCTCGCGACTCCCGCTTCGACGACAACTACGCGTTCTTCCGCAGCCAGGTGCCCGCGTCGGAGGTCGTGCGCATCTGGAGCGGCCTGCAGCGCCTCGAGCACGTCGCCATCACGCTCGGGGAGGATGCGAACGCCCAACAGATCTTCGAGAGTCTCAACTCCACGGGCGAGCCCCTGCGTGACCACGAGCTGATCCACAATTACGTGCTGATGGGACTGTCGCACTCGGAGCAGAGCGAGATCGAAGATTCGTTCTGGGTGCCGATCGAGCACAACACCGGGGATGCCATCGCCGGGTTCTGGCGGCACTACCTGGTGATGACGACCGGGCGCGAAGTCGACACGACCGGCGGTCGCGGTGTCTATGACGCCTTCCGGCAGCGCTTCCCTCGACTGGATCTCGCTGCGCTTCGCACGCACGCCGCGGAGTGGAGGGAATTCTCGGAGATCTACCGGATCCTGCTGCATCCGCCACTCGCCGGAGGCGCCGAACTCACCCGCCAGCTCGAATTCACCAACACCTTCGGCCGCGGGATGTACCCCCTGATGATGCGCGCTTACCGCGACCACCTCAGGGGCGGGCAGCGCGCGACCCTCGTGGCCACTCTGGAACTGGTGCAATCGCTGCTCCTTCGACGCACGATCGTCGGCCTGGACAACGACAGGCTGGTCGGGCGGCTGTGTCGGGCCGGCGAGGCGGGTGCGGATGCTCTCGCCGGCGCCATCGCCCGTATCACCCCGTCCGACGCCCGGGTTCGCGTGGCTCTCAAATATGGGGACCTGCCGCACGCCGCCTACGTCCTCCGACGCCTGGCCGGTGCCGACGGCTCGCTCGACCTCGATGTCGATCACGTCTTTCCGCTCGCCCCCTCCGACAGCTGGAGTGGCGACGGCATCCGAGAGTGGGCGGAATACAGCGATGACGAGCAGAACAGCCACCGCGCCCTCGCGCAGACCCTCGGCAACCTCGCACTGCTGGAGCAGCCTTTGGCGGAGCGGGCGCGGGACGCATCCTTCCCCGCAAAACGGCCGCTGTTCGCCCGGAGCGCGATCCCGGAGACCCGCGACCTCGCCGACGGCCAGCTCTGGGGAACCGCCGCGATCGGCGAGCGGACAGCGAGACTCACCATCGATTTCCTCACCATCTGGGCGCGTCCGACCGCCGTGGGCATCGACGACGACGGTCTCACCCCGATCCTCGACGCGCAGCGCCGTCGCGGATGGCCGCTCGGCTGGCAGCGTGAGTTCGAGTACGTGGAGTACCGCGGAGAGCACTGGGAGGTCTATGACGTCAAGGCGCTCTTCAATCGCATCTTCAAGCGCCTCTGGGCGGATGCTCGGGCCGATGTCGTCGCCTTCAGCACCCGTCGCGGCGGCCCGATCTTCGACGCCCAGGCGTGGAACGGCCAGTGGGACGCGCTGGACGAGTCCAACTTCCTCTACATGGGCTGGGACTCGAAGTACATGCTCACCGCAGTGCAGGGCGTGCTCGAGGAGTCGGGCATCGCGTCCGAGGTGTTCGTGAAGTACTCCTACATCGGGGACGCGATGTGA
- a CDS encoding SGNH/GDSL hydrolase family protein codes for MRYVLALILAVTVSLLVAAPAHGASLPAAEGQSTHGLEYVALGDSFSSGLGLPHPVSNSPSFCHRSTINFPHRVARALGLTLKDATCAGATTSNVISSPLKYGKGSSPPQSGSLNSQTDVVTITIGGNDLGFVDATKSCVALGREGPLLLAKAPNCRSLFVRDSADELSQRIDSAVMNGTDAYPSGLEKTFATIAKKAPHARVFVIGYPTIMPDPAHIPVGGCFNAKLTGTDLADAHAVDIFPFTDTDTSYLNSIEQKLDAATGTAARAAGFTYISLLRSTAANSACAPAKERFLNGVSIDRSASGSVVLRAGSLHPDDLGTAFLADAVAPKIAAAFPAKTTTPAGSPAFPWAPIWVSAAGVLVLCVGVIVFVVRRRRRSTTTTS; via the coding sequence GTGAGGTATGTCCTCGCTCTCATTCTCGCGGTGACGGTGTCGCTCTTGGTCGCCGCTCCCGCCCACGGAGCATCCCTCCCCGCAGCCGAAGGCCAGAGCACGCACGGACTCGAATACGTCGCGCTGGGAGACTCCTTTTCATCGGGACTCGGTCTCCCGCACCCGGTGAGCAACTCGCCGTCGTTCTGCCACCGTTCCACCATCAACTTCCCCCATCGGGTCGCTCGCGCCCTGGGATTGACGCTGAAGGATGCGACGTGCGCGGGCGCCACCACCTCGAACGTGATCTCGTCCCCGCTGAAGTACGGCAAGGGAAGCTCTCCGCCGCAGAGCGGTTCGCTCAATTCCCAGACAGACGTGGTCACCATCACCATCGGAGGCAATGACCTCGGCTTCGTCGATGCGACCAAGTCGTGCGTCGCGCTCGGCCGTGAGGGGCCGCTGCTTCTCGCCAAGGCTCCCAATTGTCGATCCCTCTTCGTTCGCGACAGCGCCGATGAGCTGTCCCAGCGGATCGATTCCGCGGTGATGAATGGAACTGACGCGTACCCGAGCGGGCTGGAGAAGACCTTCGCGACCATCGCGAAGAAAGCCCCCCACGCTCGCGTGTTCGTCATCGGGTATCCGACGATCATGCCCGATCCCGCACACATTCCCGTGGGGGGCTGTTTCAACGCCAAACTGACCGGCACCGATCTCGCGGACGCTCACGCCGTGGACATCTTCCCGTTCACCGACACCGACACGAGCTATCTCAATTCCATCGAGCAGAAACTGGATGCCGCGACCGGCACCGCTGCCCGTGCCGCAGGCTTCACTTACATCTCCCTGCTGCGCAGCACCGCGGCGAACAGCGCGTGCGCGCCCGCGAAGGAACGCTTTCTCAACGGCGTCTCCATCGATCGCAGCGCCTCGGGCTCGGTGGTCCTCCGAGCCGGTAGCCTCCATCCCGACGATCTCGGCACGGCATTCTTGGCCGATGCCGTCGCACCGAAGATCGCCGCGGCCTTCCCCGCGAAAACCACGACACCGGCCGGCAGCCCAGCCTTCCCGTGGGCGCCGATCTGGGTCAGCGCGGCCGGAGTGCTCGTTCTCTGCGTGGGAGTGATCGTGTTCGTGGTGCGGCGCAGGCGACGCAGCACGACGACGACATCCTGA
- a CDS encoding cytosine permease, which translates to MDTEAFAGAAAEPDSPAESAESAAASDGFEHYDDDALAAAMSDEAVRLGLTGSITIMPPPTTPAVSTPRPPPMARAVSTGPAAPREHEEAQRATAQRPLPVNEPAAPPTITPHPALDLSNFPAPSGEPVVFDSPVAARTDVEDAPIEGSGVEPSMSGMSPDAAAPPVDALPTRRSIRDAGHARARAESAREETARRAPVTPEPAIPAEDSGPAQYLDSSPGPELAQSAEPAPDPASSLDPAPLLDQVAPAAVSDDTIPVPEVVPSVPDFSPAPVAPDPEPDFGDTAPVEVLSPQAVVADPVPVAEPPVYALVEPQPYTAVPTVIPPNFVPNAAIPAAHSPVGPPSRFAPESVDAVAALPAHDPLGAQAASASDIDGDDGLRAPGTMNPFLESAAVAVVEQQAVGARVFMPEASGSQPTPLDQRVGRTSRLFWLWFAANSSVVSLAFGGAIFSLGMSLRQAVVAAFIGVAISLLPLGLGTLAGKWSGQPVMVVSRATFGHLGNILPATIALVSRLFWGAVLLWIIAAATARVLVRSGFGGTLTELQLMVIVMAAGFLLALTVAFFGYALFARSQLVLGILSAVLIIALIAITWPAVDISAALTVGDGPVILVVTGVVLVFSFVGLVWANSSGDLARYQRPSSSGGSAMLWASFGTTVPSFFLIAYGAVLAASDPAIAKGLGSSPIDTIASLLPGWYPLPLIAAVSLSLLSGVILSIYSGGFALGALGLRVTRSGATVIVGVLVFAVAIALGFTVSNVVTVFRDLATTLAVPVAAWAGIFSAEMILRRRRFDTRSLLARGGIYRDVNWLNFSMLLVASVIGWGFTSATLPGLGWEGYLFRATGVPLSSALGSTDAGVLMSLALGVLTPLVAGISTIRRQERRQASRT; encoded by the coding sequence ATGGACACTGAGGCCTTCGCCGGCGCCGCGGCCGAGCCCGATAGTCCGGCCGAGTCGGCCGAGTCGGCCGCCGCGAGTGACGGCTTCGAGCACTATGACGACGACGCTCTCGCAGCGGCGATGTCGGATGAAGCGGTGCGGCTCGGTCTGACCGGGAGCATCACGATCATGCCGCCGCCCACGACCCCGGCCGTCAGCACTCCCCGGCCGCCGCCCATGGCGCGCGCGGTATCCACCGGCCCGGCCGCCCCCCGAGAACATGAGGAAGCACAGCGGGCGACCGCGCAGAGGCCACTCCCGGTGAACGAGCCCGCAGCTCCCCCGACGATCACACCCCATCCGGCGCTCGATCTGTCGAATTTCCCCGCCCCCTCGGGTGAGCCGGTGGTTTTCGACTCGCCCGTCGCGGCGAGGACTGACGTCGAGGATGCCCCCATCGAGGGATCGGGCGTCGAGCCGTCGATGTCCGGCATGTCCCCTGACGCCGCCGCACCCCCGGTGGATGCATTGCCGACTCGTCGCTCGATCCGCGATGCGGGGCACGCCCGCGCCCGGGCGGAATCCGCGCGGGAGGAGACGGCCCGACGGGCGCCAGTCACTCCTGAGCCGGCAATTCCCGCGGAGGATTCCGGGCCTGCACAGTACCTCGATTCTTCGCCGGGTCCCGAGCTCGCGCAGAGTGCCGAACCCGCGCCGGACCCCGCATCCTCGCTGGACCCGGCACCCTTGCTGGATCAGGTGGCGCCGGCCGCCGTGAGCGATGACACCATCCCGGTACCGGAGGTGGTGCCGTCGGTGCCGGATTTTTCCCCGGCACCGGTCGCGCCTGATCCCGAACCCGATTTCGGCGATACGGCACCCGTCGAGGTTCTCTCGCCGCAAGCTGTAGTCGCGGATCCCGTACCGGTGGCCGAGCCCCCCGTCTACGCCCTCGTGGAGCCGCAGCCGTATACGGCGGTGCCGACGGTCATCCCCCCCAATTTCGTGCCGAATGCGGCGATCCCTGCCGCTCACTCTCCAGTCGGGCCGCCCTCGCGATTCGCGCCGGAATCGGTAGACGCGGTCGCCGCGCTTCCGGCGCACGATCCGCTCGGGGCGCAGGCCGCTTCTGCCAGCGATATAGACGGTGATGACGGTCTCCGTGCGCCGGGCACGATGAATCCCTTCCTGGAATCCGCCGCCGTCGCGGTCGTCGAGCAACAGGCTGTGGGAGCGCGGGTGTTCATGCCGGAGGCGAGCGGCTCGCAGCCGACACCACTCGACCAGCGCGTCGGTCGAACATCACGCCTCTTTTGGCTCTGGTTCGCCGCAAACTCCTCGGTGGTCAGCCTTGCCTTCGGCGGGGCGATCTTCTCTCTCGGCATGAGCCTCCGTCAGGCTGTGGTGGCCGCCTTCATCGGGGTGGCGATCTCGCTCCTGCCGCTCGGCCTCGGCACGCTCGCCGGCAAGTGGAGCGGACAGCCGGTGATGGTGGTCTCGCGAGCGACCTTCGGCCACCTCGGCAACATCCTCCCAGCCACGATCGCGCTTGTGAGTCGCCTGTTCTGGGGCGCGGTGCTCCTGTGGATCATCGCGGCGGCCACCGCGCGCGTCCTCGTGCGCTCCGGGTTCGGCGGCACCCTCACCGAGTTGCAACTGATGGTGATCGTCATGGCCGCGGGATTCCTGCTCGCCCTCACCGTGGCATTCTTCGGCTACGCGCTCTTCGCCCGCAGCCAGCTGGTGCTCGGCATCCTCTCCGCAGTGCTCATCATCGCCCTCATCGCCATCACCTGGCCGGCCGTCGATATCTCCGCTGCGCTCACCGTGGGGGATGGGCCCGTGATCCTCGTGGTGACCGGTGTCGTGCTCGTCTTCAGTTTCGTCGGACTTGTCTGGGCCAACAGCAGTGGAGACCTCGCCCGATACCAGCGTCCCAGCTCCTCTGGTGGATCGGCGATGCTCTGGGCGTCGTTCGGCACCACGGTTCCCTCGTTCTTTCTGATCGCCTACGGCGCGGTTCTCGCGGCATCCGATCCCGCGATCGCGAAAGGTCTCGGCAGCAGCCCGATCGACACCATCGCGAGCCTCCTTCCGGGCTGGTACCCGCTGCCGCTCATCGCGGCCGTCTCGCTCAGCCTGCTTTCGGGAGTCATCCTGAGCATCTATTCCGGGGGTTTTGCCCTCGGGGCGCTCGGCCTGCGGGTCACCAGGAGCGGGGCGACCGTGATCGTGGGAGTCCTGGTGTTCGCCGTGGCGATCGCCCTCGGCTTCACCGTGAGCAATGTCGTGACCGTGTTCCGTGATCTCGCGACCACGCTCGCCGTTCCGGTGGCTGCCTGGGCGGGCATCTTCTCGGCCGAGATGATCCTGCGCCGTCGGCGTTTCGACACCCGGTCGCTCCTGGCCCGCGGCGGGATCTACCGCGATGTGAACTGGCTCAACTTCTCGATGCTGCTGGTCGCATCCGTCATCGGATGGGGATTCACTTCGGCCACCCTGCCCGGTCTCGGTTGGGAAGGCTACCTCTTCCGCGCGACAGGGGTTCCCCTGTCGAGTGCTCTCGGTTCGACGGATGCGGGAGTCCTGATGTCCCTCGCGCTCGGCGTGCTCACCCCCTTGGTGGCGGGAATCTCGACCATCCGCCGCCAGGAGCGACGTCAGGCGTCGCGCACCTGA
- a CDS encoding DMT family transporter, whose amino-acid sequence MSEARARARPGVVALVLASILWGTTGTVASFLPAEVSPLAIGSATMGVGGVLLFVVSLRQSVSALRDRAALRWLLVGSIGVIVYPLAFYAAMNLAGVAIGNVVALGSGPVFAAFFEWLWERRRPGRVWIASTVTAVAGIALLAFGGSTRGDQAAESPLPGVLLGLLAGIAYALYAYASSRAIGLGLSSRGVMGGMFGLGSLGLLPVLILTGAPILDSALNIGISAYLAIGPMLVAYLLFGYALVTLRSSSATTITLLEPLVATLLAVGVVGERLAIVGWIGLALVLAGVATMSAARHPDN is encoded by the coding sequence ATGAGTGAGGCGCGGGCGCGGGCGAGACCCGGCGTCGTCGCGCTGGTTCTCGCGTCGATCCTCTGGGGCACCACCGGCACTGTCGCGAGTTTCCTGCCCGCGGAGGTGAGTCCGCTGGCCATCGGGTCGGCGACGATGGGAGTGGGCGGGGTTCTGCTGTTCGTCGTTTCGCTGCGGCAATCCGTCTCCGCCCTGCGTGATCGGGCCGCCCTGCGGTGGCTGCTCGTCGGATCGATCGGCGTCATTGTCTATCCGCTGGCGTTCTATGCGGCGATGAATTTGGCCGGTGTCGCGATCGGCAACGTCGTCGCGCTCGGCTCCGGCCCGGTATTCGCCGCGTTCTTCGAGTGGCTCTGGGAACGACGTCGCCCGGGGCGGGTCTGGATCGCGAGCACAGTGACGGCCGTGGCCGGCATCGCCCTCCTGGCGTTTGGCGGTTCCACCCGGGGCGACCAGGCGGCGGAAAGCCCCCTCCCCGGCGTGTTGCTCGGCCTGCTCGCCGGCATCGCCTACGCCCTGTACGCCTACGCGTCCTCCCGGGCGATCGGTCTCGGGCTGTCCTCCCGGGGAGTCATGGGAGGGATGTTCGGTCTCGGCTCTCTCGGACTGCTCCCGGTGCTGATCCTCACCGGCGCGCCCATCCTCGACAGCGCCCTGAACATCGGAATCTCCGCCTACCTCGCCATCGGTCCGATGCTCGTGGCATACCTGCTGTTCGGTTACGCGCTCGTGACGCTCCGCAGCAGCTCGGCCACCACCATCACCCTCCTCGAGCCGCTTGTGGCAACACTGCTCGCCGTGGGGGTGGTCGGGGAGCGCCTCGCGATCGTCGGCTGGATCGGACTCGCGCTCGTCCTGGCGGGAGTCGCCACGATGTCTGCGGCCCGTCATCCGGACAATTGA
- a CDS encoding ATP-dependent DNA ligase encodes MGKLLYGQTIEVVFDDRVLAHLQLVIGLKLRRDESFFFSWRDEQSVGDGRSVIWLDPSIPLVFRYSGGRMPKINREWLEALTISSNSAQGLQLTEEVGALGKTSEE; translated from the coding sequence GTGGGAAAGTTGCTCTACGGCCAGACCATCGAGGTCGTCTTCGACGATCGCGTTCTCGCCCACCTTCAACTCGTGATCGGCCTGAAGCTGCGTCGTGACGAGAGCTTCTTCTTCTCGTGGAGAGACGAACAGAGCGTGGGCGACGGGCGAAGTGTCATCTGGCTCGATCCATCCATCCCGCTGGTCTTCCGTTACAGCGGTGGCCGCATGCCCAAGATTAACCGCGAGTGGCTCGAAGCCCTCACGATCTCCTCCAACAGCGCGCAGGGCCTCCAGCTCACCGAAGAAGTCGGTGCCCTCGGGAAGACCTCGGAAGAATGA
- a CDS encoding aldose 1-epimerase family protein: MVLHTIDSGSLRITIDESGAELSSLVDRAGRELLWQGRSVWKRRAPILFPIIGQMPEGILRYEGVSYPIAQHGFARDQDFEASDLDGNSVIFTLVDSPETREKFPFRFRLAVRYSVTDATLTVTTTVTNTDSVPFSASLGEHPAFAWPLMEGIARDAHVIEFALPEPAPIRRIVDGLALVESQPTPVVGDTLTLDDTLFVADAVIFDQLASRSVRYSAPGAPSIVVSFPDFPILGVWSKAPGEFVCIEPWFGMTAPQGFSGEYSEKPHQFVLEPDESREFTYSVTVEQPSP; the protein is encoded by the coding sequence ATGGTCCTCCACACGATCGACAGCGGCAGCCTCCGGATCACCATCGACGAGTCGGGAGCGGAGCTGTCGTCCCTCGTCGACCGGGCCGGCCGGGAGTTGCTGTGGCAGGGACGGTCGGTGTGGAAGCGCCGCGCGCCAATCCTCTTCCCCATCATCGGGCAGATGCCGGAGGGGATCCTGCGCTACGAGGGGGTGAGCTACCCGATCGCACAACACGGTTTCGCCCGCGACCAAGACTTCGAGGCATCCGATCTCGATGGGAACTCGGTCATCTTCACCCTCGTCGATTCGCCGGAGACGAGAGAGAAGTTCCCCTTCCGCTTCCGCCTCGCCGTTCGCTATTCAGTGACGGATGCGACGCTCACTGTCACGACGACAGTGACCAACACCGACAGCGTGCCATTCTCGGCATCGCTCGGGGAGCACCCCGCCTTCGCCTGGCCGCTGATGGAGGGCATCGCCCGAGACGCCCACGTGATCGAGTTCGCACTGCCGGAACCCGCTCCCATCCGCCGCATCGTGGACGGACTGGCGCTGGTCGAGTCGCAGCCGACTCCCGTGGTCGGTGACACCCTGACTCTTGACGACACCCTGTTCGTGGCAGACGCGGTCATCTTCGATCAGCTGGCCAGTCGTTCCGTGCGCTATTCGGCACCCGGAGCGCCGAGCATCGTCGTGTCATTCCCCGATTTCCCGATACTCGGAGTCTGGTCGAAGGCTCCGGGGGAGTTCGTCTGCATCGAACCGTGGTTCGGCATGACGGCGCCCCAGGGTTTCTCCGGCGAGTACAGCGAGAAACCGCACCAGTTCGTGCTCGAGCCGGATGAGAGCCGAGAGTTCACCTACAGCGTCACTGTCGAGCAGCCTTCGCCATAG
- a CDS encoding peroxiredoxin, with translation MALENDTLAPDFELPNQFGEHIRLSDFRHKKPVALVFFPLAFSSTCTSELCELRDNLSLFSDKSIELLGVSVDSKATLRAFAEADGYDFNLLADFWPHGGVAKEYGVFLPEKGFANRASFLIDLNGIIRASFVTAPGEARSIAAYREALAELSPVSV, from the coding sequence ATGGCTCTGGAAAATGACACCCTGGCCCCCGACTTCGAGCTCCCCAACCAATTCGGGGAGCACATCAGGCTGAGCGACTTCCGGCACAAGAAGCCGGTCGCACTCGTTTTCTTCCCCCTTGCGTTCTCGAGCACCTGCACGAGCGAGCTGTGCGAGTTGAGAGACAACCTCTCCCTCTTCAGCGACAAGAGCATCGAACTCCTCGGCGTCTCCGTGGACTCGAAGGCCACCCTCCGCGCCTTCGCCGAAGCTGATGGTTACGACTTCAACCTGCTCGCCGACTTCTGGCCGCACGGGGGAGTCGCGAAGGAATACGGGGTATTCCTGCCCGAAAAGGGTTTCGCGAATCGCGCGAGTTTTCTCATCGACCTGAACGGAATAATCCGCGCGAGCTTCGTGACGGCACCGGGGGAGGCGCGCTCGATCGCGGCCTACCGTGAGGCACTTGCCGAACTCTCGCCGGTGTCCGTCTAA
- a CDS encoding RNA polymerase sigma factor RpoD/SigA, producing the protein MTISAYENEESTLESPRGAAQVSIDPLRDYLQRIGRAQLLTADEEVSLARRIEVGVLAGERLAQHPEFDGKAKRELLWLSRDGDAAYQQFVCANLRLVVSIAKRYAGRGLPIMDVIQEGNLGLVRAVEKFDYAIGNKFSTYATWWIRQSILRGIADSSRIIRIPVHTVEKMDKLDRVRRDLMNELGRTPTIEEVADSAQVTVAEVIKLAKSDHDTISFGIPIGDDGTTELGDLIEDTDTPEPHESVELDLRHDDIRRKLDALPPRDATVLRLRFGLEGRQALTLDEVGELYGITRERVRQLETRSLKRLRSEDLHSYLA; encoded by the coding sequence ATGACGATCAGCGCCTATGAGAACGAAGAGTCCACCCTCGAATCACCCCGAGGTGCGGCGCAGGTTTCGATCGATCCTCTTCGCGATTATCTCCAGCGCATCGGTCGTGCGCAGCTTCTCACTGCCGACGAAGAAGTGAGTCTCGCCCGTCGCATCGAGGTGGGTGTGCTCGCCGGCGAACGCCTCGCTCAGCATCCGGAATTCGACGGCAAAGCGAAGCGCGAACTGCTGTGGCTCTCTCGCGACGGTGACGCGGCGTACCAACAGTTCGTCTGTGCCAACCTCCGCCTCGTGGTGAGTATCGCCAAGCGGTACGCCGGGCGCGGCCTTCCGATCATGGATGTCATCCAGGAGGGCAACCTCGGCCTGGTGCGGGCAGTGGAGAAGTTCGACTACGCCATCGGCAACAAGTTCTCCACCTACGCGACCTGGTGGATCCGCCAGTCCATCCTCCGGGGCATCGCCGACTCGAGCCGCATCATCCGCATCCCGGTGCACACCGTCGAGAAGATGGACAAGCTGGATCGAGTGCGTCGCGACCTCATGAACGAGCTGGGCCGCACGCCGACCATCGAAGAGGTGGCGGACTCCGCACAGGTGACGGTGGCAGAGGTGATCAAGCTGGCGAAGTCCGATCACGACACCATCTCCTTCGGCATCCCGATCGGCGACGACGGCACCACCGAGCTCGGCGACCTCATCGAAGACACCGACACCCCGGAACCGCACGAGTCGGTCGAGCTCGACCTTCGGCATGACGACATCCGGCGCAAGCTCGACGCGCTTCCGCCCCGGGATGCCACGGTGCTTCGCCTGCGGTTCGGCCTCGAGGGCCGCCAGGCCCTGACGCTCGACGAGGTGGGGGAGCTGTACGGCATCACCCGGGAGCGCGTGCGGCAGCTCGAGACCCGCAGCCTCAAGCGGCTGCGCAGCGAAGACCTGCATTCCTACCTGGCCTGA